In the genome of Methanomicrobia archaeon, one region contains:
- a CDS encoding pyridoxal-phosphate dependent enzyme, with amino-acid sequence MIPLLEQYPLLAEKLPYVSLGEFPTPVAKLHRLGEDIGVENLYLKRDDVSGKLYGGNKTRKLEFILGHALRTDAKAVFAFGFAGSNHAVATAIYAQQVGLKSISMLMPQPNAQYVRRNLLMSHYCGAELHQHRNVPLVIMGTFYQILRHKLRYGYSPQVIPPGGSSPLGATGFVNAAFELKEQIMSGELPEPDRIYVALGTTGTAVGLMLGLKAANLKSRVISVRVADEQFANVRKMVTLFHETNSFLCSLDPSFPAFKISEKDIAITHDFFGERYALFTEEGMEAVTRMEKEEGITLDGTYTGKAVAALIADAQKHVLRDQIVLFWNTYNSRDFSNALSTVDYRQLPRCFHRYFEEEVQPLDRLSGKGGRI; translated from the coding sequence GAAGCTTCATCGATTGGGTGAGGATATAGGCGTAGAAAATCTGTACCTAAAACGAGACGATGTGAGCGGCAAGCTCTACGGCGGCAACAAGACACGGAAATTAGAGTTTATCCTGGGGCACGCGCTGCGCACGGACGCAAAAGCGGTGTTTGCCTTCGGTTTTGCAGGTTCTAACCATGCCGTGGCGACCGCCATCTATGCACAGCAGGTGGGCCTCAAGAGTATCTCGATGCTCATGCCGCAGCCGAATGCACAGTATGTCCGTCGCAATCTTCTTATGAGCCATTATTGTGGGGCGGAACTCCATCAACACCGGAATGTGCCGCTCGTCATTATGGGAACCTTTTATCAAATACTCAGACATAAACTAAGATATGGCTATTCCCCTCAGGTCATTCCTCCTGGTGGCTCATCGCCCCTCGGGGCGACGGGTTTTGTCAATGCGGCATTCGAACTCAAAGAGCAGATCATGAGCGGAGAACTACCAGAGCCAGATCGTATTTACGTCGCCTTGGGTACCACGGGCACAGCCGTCGGGCTCATGCTGGGGCTCAAGGCTGCAAACCTCAAAAGCCGCGTGATCTCGGTACGGGTGGCCGATGAGCAATTTGCCAACGTGCGAAAAATGGTCACGCTCTTTCATGAAACGAACTCGTTCCTGTGCTCATTGGATCCATCCTTTCCCGCATTCAAAATCTCTGAGAAGGATATAGCTATTACGCACGACTTTTTTGGAGAACGGTACGCGCTCTTCACGGAGGAAGGAATGGAGGCCGTAACCCGCATGGAGAAAGAAGAGGGCATTACGTTGGACGGTACTTATACCGGTAAAGCAGTTGCCGCACTCATAGCGGATGCGCAAAAACACGTTTTACGGGATCAGATCGTTCTCTTCTGGAACACCTACAACTCGCGCGATTTCTCCAACGCTCTATCGACCGTTGATTATCGCCAGCTACCTCGATGCTTTCATCGCTATTTTGAAGAGGAGGTCCAGCCCTTGGATAGATTATCTGGGAAAGGAGGAAGAATTTAG
- a CDS encoding hydantoinase B/oxoprolinase family protein, producing MSNILDPVTLEILKNAFTAVPEEMGAALKRTAYSPNIKERMDASCAVFNSKGRMLAQAEHIPVHLGAMPLTVAFALRHVEDLQEGDQIVVNDPYHGGSHLPDLTLIKPVFYADELVGYVVNRAHHADVGGISPGSMPGNSTEIFQEGLIIPPCKLVVGGQENEGVFAIIKANTRTPAERVGDIRAQIAANNVGALRVAELIKKYGADTYHEFAESIIAYSETRMRHAISAMPDGTYTAEDFLDDDGITDEPVKLAVSITIAGSTIVINFNGTDPQRRGNINAPYAVTLSAVYYVLRCVTDPEIPSNHGCYLPLTVHVPEGSVLNPKPPAAVSSGNVETSQRIVDVLLLALHEALPDRIPAQSQGTMNNVVIGGVDNSGKSFTYYETIAGGQGALPFKDGEDGVHTHMTNTANTPIEALELSYPLQVEKYELIPESGGKGTFSGGGGIRRAIRVLVDNATLSLQSDRRKYQPKGLQGGENGRAGKNYVLRAQKRIDLPSKVTMQLEKGDIVVLETPGGGGYGKSL from the coding sequence ATGTCAAATATACTGGACCCGGTAACACTGGAAATCCTGAAGAACGCATTTACCGCCGTGCCGGAGGAGATGGGCGCGGCATTGAAACGGACGGCATACTCGCCGAACATCAAGGAGCGGATGGACGCGTCCTGTGCCGTCTTCAACTCGAAAGGCCGGATGCTGGCGCAGGCGGAGCATATCCCGGTGCATCTGGGCGCGATGCCACTCACCGTTGCGTTCGCCTTGCGACACGTTGAAGACTTGCAGGAAGGCGACCAAATCGTGGTCAACGATCCGTATCATGGCGGCTCGCACCTGCCCGACCTCACGTTGATCAAACCGGTATTCTACGCGGATGAGTTGGTCGGTTATGTTGTTAATCGAGCGCATCATGCGGACGTCGGTGGCATCTCGCCGGGCTCGATGCCGGGTAACAGCACCGAGATCTTCCAGGAAGGGTTGATAATCCCTCCCTGTAAACTGGTAGTCGGGGGTCAGGAGAATGAGGGAGTTTTTGCGATCATAAAGGCTAATACGCGCACGCCGGCGGAGCGTGTCGGGGATATACGGGCGCAGATCGCCGCGAACAATGTGGGCGCACTGCGAGTCGCGGAACTCATCAAGAAATACGGCGCTGATACCTACCACGAGTTTGCGGAAAGCATCATCGCATACAGCGAGACGAGGATGCGGCACGCGATCTCAGCAATGCCAGATGGCACGTATACCGCAGAGGATTTTCTGGACGACGATGGCATTACCGACGAACCGGTAAAACTCGCCGTGAGCATAACAATCGCGGGCAGTACAATTGTCATAAATTTTAACGGCACCGATCCACAAAGAAGAGGGAATATTAATGCTCCGTACGCGGTTACGCTCTCGGCTGTTTACTACGTCTTGCGCTGCGTGACGGACCCGGAAATACCGTCGAATCATGGCTGTTACCTGCCTCTGACCGTTCACGTACCTGAAGGGTCTGTTTTGAATCCGAAACCACCCGCGGCGGTATCCAGCGGTAATGTGGAGACCTCACAGCGGATTGTGGATGTCCTGCTCCTTGCATTACATGAAGCGCTTCCTGATCGGATCCCGGCGCAATCGCAGGGCACGATGAACAACGTCGTAATCGGAGGGGTAGATAACTCTGGCAAGAGCTTTACCTATTACGAAACCATTGCCGGCGGTCAGGGCGCATTACCCTTTAAAGACGGCGAGGATGGCGTTCACACGCACATGACGAACACGGCGAACACGCCGATAGAAGCCTTGGAGCTCTCGTATCCGCTGCAGGTGGAGAAATACGAACTGATTCCAGAATCAGGAGGAAAAGGCACGTTCAGTGGTGGCGGGGGCATACGAAGAGCGATTCGTGTGCTGGTTGATAATGCGACGCTCTCTCTGCAATCAGACCGGAGGAAATACCAGCCGAAAGGCTTGCAGGGCGGCGAGAACGGACGAGCAGGGAAGAATTACGTGCTGAGAGCTCAAAAACGGATCGATTTGCCTTCAAAAGTGACAATGCAGCTTGAAAAGGGGGATATCGTGGTACTCGAAACGCCCGGTGGTGGCGGTTATGGTAAGAGCTTGTGA